A single window of Coffea eugenioides isolate CCC68of chromosome 7, Ceug_1.0, whole genome shotgun sequence DNA harbors:
- the LOC113777010 gene encoding pentatricopeptide repeat-containing protein At3g22470, mitochondrial-like yields the protein MKPDFHTYCVVLDGLCKTGHVDEALQLFHAMEADGTNFHIGMYNIMLDGLCKSRRLNSARELFNNLSLKGLDLDVRTYNTMIAGLLSEGLLIEAKELVKKMEGKGCLPNDFTYNVILRGLLKGGHYDDAMVYHEEMVHRGFSLDAHTFSILLDLSAENQNNPSVLMLMLKIDPDSKKFIDGERRGPSH from the coding sequence ATGAAGCCTGATTTTCATACTTACTGTGTGGTGTTGGATGGATTATGCAAGACTGGACATGTCGACGAAGCATTGCAGTTATTCCATGCAATGGAAGCTGATGGAACAAATTTTCACATTGGAATGTACAATATCATGCTTGATGGGTTGTGCAAAAGCAGGAGGCTCAATAGTGCTCGAGAACTTTTCAACAATCTCTCCCTTAAAGGATTGGATCTTGATGTTAGAACATACAACACCATGATTGCTGGTCTGCTTTCAGAAGGTCTGCTCATCGAAGCCAAAGAGCTTGTTAAAAAGATGGAGGGGAAGGGTTGCCTGCCAAATGATTTTACATACAATGTTATACTGCGAGGACTCCTTAAGGGAGGTCATTATGATGATGCGATGGTCTATCATGAAGAAATGGTTCATAGAGGATTCTCGCTGGATGCACATACCTTTTCCATTTTACTTGATTTATCTGCTGAGAATCAGAACAATCCTTCTGTGCTAATGTTGATGCTGAAGATTGATCCCGATAGCAAGAAGTTCATAGATGGGGAACGAAGAGGACCTTCACATTAG